Proteins from one Cicer arietinum cultivar CDC Frontier isolate Library 1 chromosome 3, Cicar.CDCFrontier_v2.0, whole genome shotgun sequence genomic window:
- the LOC101514215 gene encoding transcription initiation factor TFIID subunit 10 isoform X2, which yields MMEKLKPLLLTEQRVIDQKMNQNQPQSSSSEGRTDDDSALSDFLASLIDYTPTIPDELVEHYLAKSGFQCPDVRLTRLVAVATQKFVAEIAGDALQHSKARQASIPKDKRDRQQKDKRLVLTMEDLSKALREYGVNLRHQEYFADSPSTGMDPATRDE from the exons ATGATGGAAAAGCTCAAACCCCTGCTTCTCACA GAGCAGCGAGTGATTGATCAGAAGATGAACCAGAATCAGCCGCAATCAAGTTCAAGTGAAGGAAGGACAGATGATGATTCTGCACTTTCCGATTTCCTAGCTTCCTTAATCGATTATACTCCCACT ATACCCGATGAGTTGGTAGAGCATTACTTGGCCAAGAGTGGCTTTCAATGTCCCGATGTTCGATT GACCAGATTGGTAGCTGTTGCCACTCAGAAATTTGTTGCAGAAATTGCAGGCGATGCTCTCCA GCACTCCAAAGCAAGGCAAGCATCAATTCCAAAAGACAAAAGGGACAGGCAACAAAAG GATAAGCGCCTAGTTTTGACTATGGAAGATTTATCGAAGGCACTGCGTGAG TATGGCGTGAATTTAAGGCACCAAGAATATTTTGCTGACAGCCCATCTACTGGAATGGATCCTGCTACTCGAGATGAATGA
- the LOC101514215 gene encoding transcription initiation factor TFIID subunit 10 isoform X1: MMEKLKPLLLTEQRVIDQKMNQNQPQSSSSEGRTDDDSALSDFLASLIDYTPTIPDELVEHYLAKSGFQCPDVRLWDQIGSCCHSEICCRNCRRCSPVNCRHSKARQASIPKDKRDRQQKDKRLVLTMEDLSKALREYGVNLRHQEYFADSPSTGMDPATRDE, from the exons ATGATGGAAAAGCTCAAACCCCTGCTTCTCACA GAGCAGCGAGTGATTGATCAGAAGATGAACCAGAATCAGCCGCAATCAAGTTCAAGTGAAGGAAGGACAGATGATGATTCTGCACTTTCCGATTTCCTAGCTTCCTTAATCGATTATACTCCCACT ATACCCGATGAGTTGGTAGAGCATTACTTGGCCAAGAGTGGCTTTCAATGTCCCGATGTTCGATTGTGG GACCAGATTGGTAGCTGTTGCCACTCAGAAATTTGTTGCAGAAATTGCAGGCGATGCTCTCCA GTTAATTGTAGGCACTCCAAAGCAAGGCAAGCATCAATTCCAAAAGACAAAAGGGACAGGCAACAAAAG GATAAGCGCCTAGTTTTGACTATGGAAGATTTATCGAAGGCACTGCGTGAG TATGGCGTGAATTTAAGGCACCAAGAATATTTTGCTGACAGCCCATCTACTGGAATGGATCCTGCTACTCGAGATGAATGA
- the LOC101514215 gene encoding transcription initiation factor TFIID subunit 10 isoform X3: MNQNQPQSSSSEGRTDDDSALSDFLASLIDYTPTIPDELVEHYLAKSGFQCPDVRLWDQIGSCCHSEICCRNCRRCSPVNCRHSKARQASIPKDKRDRQQKDKRLVLTMEDLSKALREYGVNLRHQEYFADSPSTGMDPATRDE, from the exons ATGAACCAGAATCAGCCGCAATCAAGTTCAAGTGAAGGAAGGACAGATGATGATTCTGCACTTTCCGATTTCCTAGCTTCCTTAATCGATTATACTCCCACT ATACCCGATGAGTTGGTAGAGCATTACTTGGCCAAGAGTGGCTTTCAATGTCCCGATGTTCGATTGTGG GACCAGATTGGTAGCTGTTGCCACTCAGAAATTTGTTGCAGAAATTGCAGGCGATGCTCTCCA GTTAATTGTAGGCACTCCAAAGCAAGGCAAGCATCAATTCCAAAAGACAAAAGGGACAGGCAACAAAAG GATAAGCGCCTAGTTTTGACTATGGAAGATTTATCGAAGGCACTGCGTGAG TATGGCGTGAATTTAAGGCACCAAGAATATTTTGCTGACAGCCCATCTACTGGAATGGATCCTGCTACTCGAGATGAATGA
- the LOC101514215 gene encoding transcription initiation factor TFIID subunit 10 isoform X4, which yields MNQNQPQSSSSEGRTDDDSALSDFLASLIDYTPTIPDELVEHYLAKSGFQCPDVRLTRLVAVATQKFVAEIAGDALQHSKARQASIPKDKRDRQQKDKRLVLTMEDLSKALREYGVNLRHQEYFADSPSTGMDPATRDE from the exons ATGAACCAGAATCAGCCGCAATCAAGTTCAAGTGAAGGAAGGACAGATGATGATTCTGCACTTTCCGATTTCCTAGCTTCCTTAATCGATTATACTCCCACT ATACCCGATGAGTTGGTAGAGCATTACTTGGCCAAGAGTGGCTTTCAATGTCCCGATGTTCGATT GACCAGATTGGTAGCTGTTGCCACTCAGAAATTTGTTGCAGAAATTGCAGGCGATGCTCTCCA GCACTCCAAAGCAAGGCAAGCATCAATTCCAAAAGACAAAAGGGACAGGCAACAAAAG GATAAGCGCCTAGTTTTGACTATGGAAGATTTATCGAAGGCACTGCGTGAG TATGGCGTGAATTTAAGGCACCAAGAATATTTTGCTGACAGCCCATCTACTGGAATGGATCCTGCTACTCGAGATGAATGA